Genomic DNA from Spartinivicinus poritis:
CTTTCTATCTTTTTTTTCCATTCAAGTTCAATAGGCCAACATTTTATATATATTTCGATTGAGAAATTACATATACCAGCATTACCCCATTTCCTTGACTTTGTCTCAACTCTGCCTTCTCCCCAAATTAGTTGAAAAACATCATCATAAACAAAATTTTCTCTCTCTGATCCTCTCAACCAATAACCGTAAAAAATAAGCCCATCAACCTCATCTTGGTATTTTTCACCACCAGAGTACTCTTCAAACATCCAGTAAATACCCAAACTTTCTATGGTTTTCATAAGCCAAAGTTTTTCAACTGCTGAGGAGAAGGATTTACAGCTGTTACTATATCTCCCGCTTTTATTTTTCCTCGTAGCTCATTTTATGGAATTCTCATAATAATTGTTCTTATTATTTTTTGTCCCTCTTTTAATTTCATGACTTCTAAAGGGCTGTTACCATCCAGAGCTGGAACCCCTTGTTCTAGCCAACTAGTTACTCGTTCTAAATCTTCTCCCATTGACCAATATA
This window encodes:
- a CDS encoding antitoxin Xre/MbcA/ParS toxin-binding domain-containing protein — its product is MIELSKRLKILLSEYPGDIKWERYASNLPEIDTLRESKLKIDNDLFKAIYWSMGEDLERVTSWLEQGVPALDGNSPLEVMKLKEGQKIIRTIIMRIP